In Papaver somniferum cultivar HN1 unplaced genomic scaffold, ASM357369v1 unplaced-scaffold_117, whole genome shotgun sequence, the DNA window TCGGAGTCACCAATGAACATAGACACATCCGCAGGAGAAGGAACAAGCGCGAGTGTCACGCATAGAAAAGATGAAGATGACTCCATCAAATGGGAGATACTCTGAGATACAATGGGAGAAAGCATGAGtcatgaagaacaagaagaaaaaattagTTAACCGGTTTTGGAATCAAGTTTAATTTGAGAGGTGTTATCTTTAGGAACAGTAGTATCGATGTAATCGaataaacgaagaagaaagatttTACAGTGTATTGATCAGAGTTACAAATGCAAAATAAAAGGTTTCTACTTCAAATACCAGATATTCCATCTTATTAAATAAACGACCAGTAGAGGAAAAAGGCAAAATATGACCTTATGATAAGACCTTAATAAGAGGCAATAAGAGTTAAAACCTTAAATAGGAATGCTAGGCATCCACtggtggcgtgcaccctagttcgcataaatgCAAGAGGAAAAATAAATAAGACCTAATGCGCGTTATAATTGGGGAAAACCAGGTAATACATGGCTCATGGAAAAGCTAATCACTCTAGAACCCGAACCATGTAGAATTCAGGGCGAAACGAAAGCCTATCCAAGAGAGACTCCTAAGTAAAAACTCAGGGAAATAAGTGCTCTCTTAAGGAtgtagaaactcgatcagggcaccGCGGTACACAGTTGAGCTAAGGGTGTCTAGGGCGTCTGGAGCGTTCCTAACCGACCTTagcaagtcctgactatgatacaCTCGGTCCTCAAGAAACTCCAATTAGGGTGTGATCTCTTAACCATAAGCTTTATCGGAGGAGGGTAAGATGTCAtgaaaacaactgattgttggTAACAGGGATGGGAAGATCTCAACCTAACCCGTtaggggtaagcttccttgaagggggcAGTCAGTGGGAAGATGACGACACTCTCTACTAAGGAGCTGGATTGTGTTAAAGATGGAAATGTCATGGGTCTTTTGCTTACGGGAGTACTTATGTCTCTCGCATATAtcctgcagaggcaataatacgaAAACATCATAAGGTGAGATAAATGGGTTATTAATTGAAAAAGTATTGATTTCCAACGATTTCGTCGCTACCACAAATAATATCCTTGGGCAAGAATAATACCTATTCAACATGGAAGGTTATATAAGACCTCTACCTATGAAGGAATAATAAGACCTCAAACGAATACCGCTTGGACCCATAAATTTGTTAATGTCAGTATTTTACATATAGGAGGTTCGTAAAGGAATGCAAACTTAGGAATTCAGAaggagaaaaaaatcaaaagataagGAGGAAAAcacaagaaggaaaaaaaaaaatacaaacatgAAATGCGAATTGAAAAGGGAGAAAGAATCAGGATAACTGAGGCAGATCACAGGTTTCGAAATCCTCAGCAGGATGGTCCAAAGCTGAATTGAAATGttctaagagaaaaaaaaaatcttcgcgGGATGATCGATGGCTTCATTGGTTAGATTATAAACCTCCGAAAATACGCATTATTCATAAAGATGGAAGGCAACGCGATGATATTCAAAATGCGAAAAAATTATAGGACTTACACAGAAGCTGTGTATTCCTATCACGGAGTTCAACCACCTTCCTAAAATAAACAGATAGCTCGCCTTTGACTTTGAGGTTCTGACTCTCAAGATTGCGGATTTTCTCGCGTTGATCCCGAAGTAAATCTTCAGATAGCCGAGAATtctacacaaacctagaaaaaATGATTATCTAAAAGCTACAACAAATATAAACGCAAGAAAAGCATGGAAGTAAACCTAccaagagctcgagagaagaactAAATCCTGGATGTAAAGACGAGGAAATCCCGTGTATAAAGTCATAATAAGGACAAGAAGCCATACAAAGATTCGCCATTGTATCGCATGCATGAGCAAGCTCGGATTCATTGACAGTTGACAATGAAGATTTGAAAATCTCAAAAGGATCCCCATGTTTGCACCAAAAATTATCCGAGGCATGACCTTCAACAGGAGCAGAAGGCGGGATAACTCCTGATGAAAGCATAGGATTGGAGGTTCAAAGGAGACATTATCCATTCGAGACCCCTCAGCTGCAGAAGCTCGTCATCAAGAGATGACGTGTTCAGAGTGGAAAAAACCCTCTTTGTCTTCTTTGAAACGTTATATTGATCAAGATTTGGAAGCACTCGCTTATCCTTTCCTTTCACCTtttaaaggaagttcttcttgagaTGGGGAGATTCATCTGAAGAACTGGATGAGCCATCCTCAGACTCGCCTACGCACAAACCAAGATAGGTAAGAAACAGAGACAACAATATttcttgaagagaaaaaaaaaaagtatttcttACTTTCTTGGAGCGCGAGAACTTCACCTTTGAGGCTCTCTATTTACCCTTCTTAACCTaaagatcaacaacaacaattagcAAGACAAAGGAAAACAGTCAAAAACGCGAAGATATGAAAATAATACCTCTTTAGCTTCCTCGGGCGAATTAAAAAACCAAGGCTTATAGTCAAGAAGATTTGAGGGACCTGTGCGATCAGATCCATCAGCATTCCTACCCAAAATGTAAGGACCATCAACGATGAGAGGGTACTTCATCCAAAGGGGATCTTTAGAGAAGCTAGCAGAAGTATTGGAGGGGTTATGCAAATCAACATCCCGCGTAATCTTTTGGCTTTCAGTAAAACCATCAACTCGCCTGAGACGAATACCCCAGCGATATTTACTAATATCAACCATCTTAACCTCATAGTTTTAAGAAGTTTTCAACTTTATATAGCCTTATCATAAGCAACGCCATGTTATTATATAGAGATTCCAGACCAGCAGCGCGACGAGAGTATTCAACCATGATCTTGATCGCATCACCACTCAACTAGTATATCGCACGTGAAACCTTAAAAATCGATAATAACTCGTGAAATAATGGAATCTCAtagttataaagaggaataggaagACCAGCACAAAGTTGTTCAAGCGAAATAATGGTTCTTCTATCGCTCCAACCAGTCGGGATCGAGATCTGTAGTATGATTGGAAATTGGGAGGAACTATTAAAGTAATTCCTTTTAAGGCGATTTCATCAGTAAACCTTTGGACTTCTTTAAGTTTCCTTTTACCCGGTGGTGGAGCCATTACAGTATCGGAATAAGATAATATAATTAGACAAAAAGAATCAGTTAGAAATAAAGATCAAAATATCTGAAGTTAAGACGATTAAGATCCTTGGTAAGAACAGGGAGAAGCTAAAAGAAGATAGAATCGAAGCCACGAAAGCAAATTTAGGAAAAGAAGATACTAAAGATAGAAGCAAAAGAAATTACAGAAGATGAAAGAGAAGATAGAtagtaaaagaaaagaagattgaaGGCGTGATAAATTAGATAAAGGACTAGGGTATCACCCGGGCCTTCGGCCTAGGCTCAACCTCTCGTGCGTCTTCGGCACGGCGGACTTTAAGATTTGGCTGCGCTTTTGGCTTGATAAGTTCATAGCGACATATACTGATGTAGAGTTTTGGCATGGGCTCAACCTCTCATTGCATGCATACTCATGCATAGAACCATTTGCGAAGTGAAATGTAATGCACGGTTGTATTGAAGGTATTGGATCGGCAATAGAAAATTATAAATACTCAGTGGTATGCGATAGTGCCAAAGGACACATAATAAGTCACGCTGGGTACTTTACAAAACCAAGAAAGTGCAAACGTTTGGTACAATAAAGGTCAATTCCTTCGATACTTGTATGCTTAGTGCTTTACTTATTCTAATTCAACCATTTCAGGAAGTTCCTAAGCTTCGGTATATGGGATGCCTGGTTAAAGTTATTTTCTAGTGTGATAGTCAGAACTTAAGCACCCAAATATataatgctttattttatttgtatTACTGTCAATAGCATTCATCGCAGCTTTTGTGCCACTTAGACTCTAGCATGATCAATACGAATTTCATGATAAGTGTTAACTTTTCGAGTTCGGCCTGCATATTTGTttcagtttatttatttttttcttttttctacacACTGAAAGCATTGTTTTAGCTTGCCGCTTTGAAGTTGACTAACATTTTATGGGATAATATATGGACATACTTTAAAAAGTGCGCAAGAAACCAAAGAAGTCAATCACCAACAGATTCAAATACCATGGCATTACTAAATTTTTTTAACAATCCAATTGCCAAGTAGTAGTAACATTTTGGATGGTTGTtgccaaaataaaaattaaaggaAATGAAAAAGATTTAGCAACCATCACTATGGAACGGAGAAGGCTTTCGTGAATCACAAAAAGATCAATTAAAACTTTTAAGTAATGTTAACGCTTCTTTGAAAGTATTATCTATCATCAACCAAGTTACTAATTCATAGTACAACATACATAACCTCCACTTTCGTCGAACAAAAGATATTTAATATAGTGCCCACTCATTTTGTATATCCATTGCAAAGCTGCAGAGGGGTTAAAAACAAAATAGAAGACTAACAACAAACACACAAAGGTGGATGTTGCGTTATGTGAGAGTAAGAAGTACGAATGCGGGTTCTCCTTGTTCAAATTCTGATGTACAACTTGAGGATACCACAAAATGAATGTTTAATTTAAAACATAACTTGTTGCGAGTTTATAACGAACAAATGAAAATCTAATAATCACCGATAGAATTTTCTTCAATTCACACTCTCAGACCTCTAACCTTGGTTCTAAAGATGCAGTGACAAATCAAACATTTTGGCACTTAGTAAATCGACTTGCTACAATTCAGATGATAGAAACAGATATTcagatgatatatatatatatatacacacacgatAATTTCATCATTAAACTGAAAAACTTAAACTAAAGAAAGAAAGCTTCATTTGGAGactgaaaaaataaaaacttgcttCGAAGGCTTGCTACAGGTGTTCTAACGTTGTGAACATGCAATCCCCACTTTCACGGTTTCACGCTTCTTATTCTAACGAAATTATCCAGACGGAAAATGATACCAAATATTTACAACATTTTTCTCACCACATACAACTAAGTCTACTCTTTAATTAACTGATTTAAACAAAtgaactttcttcaagaataacaTAGTTGTCAGCAGTATATTACTATACATATATTTAGGATCCGAAACTGACATCAACTTCTTAGGATTATCTTCAGGAGTACAACTTCATTCCAAATTCTACGAGCCTGCATAAGTTCCTTCGACAACACGATAGTAAACCAAAAATCTATGCCTGTTAGGATCATGGGTAGTTCAGAATGCGTTATGTACACCGTGGTTCTGCAAGAGTACCCCCACAATCTTCGATTCAGTAGGTATTCAATAACCAAAATCCTGGAAAATCACGAAAAAACCAATTATAACAACTAACCATATAAACCAAAATCCTGGGAGATAAACGATGTCAAACTGGGGAACAAAGAAAACGTCAGATTGATACATTACCCTTCTTTCTACAAACACATTACAACTCAGATGTCTGGCAGGGCCTGGGAAACCTCCCAACCTAATCCGCACCTGATATCGGTATTAGAGATCTGAAGTTTGTATCATTGCCGCTTATATGATCATCGCTAGTGTCTGTAGATTTTTCAAAAAGTGAACaatatgaaaagaaaaacaacttgTTATGTGTTCTCACTTATAAATCAGCCAATTAGAAAGGGTGTAGTCGCCAACCATTTTTTTGTTTTCCTAGTCTTcctaatttgtttatttttcttacgGAAAGCAAGTAAAGCATTGAGTCTGAGAAAGAGATGAAGTAAAGAATGAGAGTTACTTTACGGAGTATTAAACACTTCATCCAACTCGAGTAGCCATGTCCTTACGTAGTTACTTGTCGATTCTTCTCTGCTAAATCACCACAAAATAGAATAAGATTGAACGGAAAGGGAAATAAAAAGGGGGAGTTATGGTCGGGTTTTTATACGTAAAATTTTTTCCTAGAAAAACCCATAAATCCATCGACATATCTGGAAGACCACAACCCGCAActcttttttctttcattttactGAATCCAAACCCTAAACTATCTACAATAACACAGTATAACCGTAAGGAGAGACGAAGAGACATCACCTTAAAGAAACATATCGTTACTGTAGGGGAAGAGCCATCAAAGAGATATGGAGATTTCTGAAAGAGTTTGTTTGAAGACCGTGATACTCATCTACTTTGTCGAGGGAATATATAGGTCAGTTTGGGTAGTTTTAAACTCAACTTGTATGAAAGACACCTAGGGAAAATAGGGAGAAAAAAGCGGAATTAGTGACACATATGAGAAATTTCAACCGCCCGTAGTTTTCACCATTTTGGAATTTGTATTCGACCAAACGGAACGATCAAGATTTTTTTCAAGGATACAAACAACGGTAGATGTACTCAAAATCCGTTCTGACCACTAATtgtcttccccaaaactcatctCGACCACTCTTTGTCTCCCCAAAAAAGGCAATCGTGTCATAGTTAATTGATTTCTGGTCAATGAACAACAATCAAAAAGATTACTGAGGATGTTGCAGAAGAATTAACCAAACTTAAAGTCGAACCTCTGCAATGGGAATGGTACAAATTCACGGGTGTATGGACAATAAACATAAATGTTGTTAACGAAACTTAAAGTCGAAGTTTTTAAGCAAATTAAAATTTTCCATTTTTGGTAGCATTATATGACGAACATTAGCAAATGACAGTCAGTGGTTTCAACAAATTAGACACCGAACTGATATAAGAAGAAACATATAACAAATTTGACAGTCAATGGTTTCAACAGATTAGACACCGTAACTGATATAAAAAGAAATAGATAACAGTTTTGACACCGGaaatagattaaaaaaaaaaagataattgtTTCCATTAGAAACAGAAAACCATAGAGCAACCGAGGCTTCCAAGCAAATCACGTTATCACTAATCTATAGCAGAGTTGTTTTTTTGGCTATCCACCGTCAGTTGTCCATGGGACAGATCTAGCCTTTCGTTTTCATCCACCGTTCCTTTTACCTTTTAAAGAAATCTTGATCGCTCCTTTGAGTGGAATGAATTAAAATGTAAAACTGTCGACGATTCAAATTTGTCATATGTGTCGCAGCCTCCGCTTTTTCCACCCTTTTTGCCTACGTTTCTTTCATATAAGTAGTTTTTGAAACTATCCAAACTGACTTATTTCTTCAACAAGTCTGTTCGCAGCCTCCGCTTTTTCCTCCCTTTTTGCCTACGTTTCTTTCATATAAGTAGTTTTTGAGACTACCCAAACTGACTTATTCCTTCTTTTAGTCTGTAAGTATCACACTTTCATTGATCATCGAAACTGTTTCACAAATTTCCCTGTCGCTCTGTGTGATAGTTCTTTGTTAAGGCTCCTGATTCTTTCAGGTATTATCTTGGTCTCTCCatatcattatattttgttattctAGATTCAGAAAataatcgaaacaaagttgacgTTGTTCACTATAAACAAAGTTGACGTTATTCCATAGAGTTGGTGACGTCGTTGGAGTTGGGTGAGTCCTTCAGAcgattttttttgtgtgtgagTTTAATCACTACCTAATTAATCTTATTTTTTTATGTGGATGCTATTTCATTTTGAACTATGTATCATTAAATTGAGAGTATATTTAACAAGTTTCTCATCCTGCGAGACTGATGGTTTTAAGAAACTTTGTGTGCGATTGATTGGTGTACATTGGGTCGTTCATTTTCCATTTTTCTAATCATTGGTAGAAGGGCAGAGTTGGGATGTATGTTTGACCGGCAATAAAATAGGTAAAATAATTTTGGTAAACAAAATGTAGGGTTACTCAAATTCAAAAATGGTCCAAGACATACATTTCATGTTTTTCTCTTTTTGGAATGATACTTTTTTAAGTGTTCCGCAGTGAAAACATTCAATTAATGCAGGATTATTTAATGTCTGTATCTAAAATCTATGTTGCCTTCATTTTCTCATGTCTTCAAGTGTTTTTGCTGACGTAATTATTGTTGTTGACAGCTATGAGAGATGCACAGATAATGATGAATTAAAGTGGTCTAGGGTGGCGTTAAAAATAtgaatttttatcatattttatcttATACTGCTACATAGGTTAGTGATTTTTCAACTTTTATCGGAAGCATCGTACCATGGCCCAAACTCATGACTGAAGCTGCCCATTGAATTAGAGGTCTTTTCCATAATATTGATTTCTCTATTTTTATTTGACCGGGTATTTGATGCAGGAACGAGGAGGCGATAATGGTTTCTGACAACCCGCAGGAAATTAATTTAGATATCCGTGTAAATGTGTGCATAATCTTTACATTTTTAATTTGTACAATTTTTGAGTTTAAGAGTTTACTGATACTATGTATCGACAGAGATCGTCGTTGGCACAACGGCAAAGGCGTGCGAGAGAACGAGCAGAAAATGAAGCAAGAGCCAATATCAATGCGGGTGTACGTGTTTTAGTAAGCCATGTTTTTTATATTATCCAATCTGGGTATCATCATTCGACATAGATAGCTGGCTATTACAAGGTTGATTTTTAATGGTTAGACATAAATTATGATTACACACTTCAAATGTTggtcaagaactcaatcacatgCTAATCCAAGCTCGGTAACATCAGTTTCAAAAATTAATTCCGTTAACTCACATCTAATGAATAAACTAATAACCCAATATAGAATAAAGTTGTTGGACCTGGAGATTCAAATATACATACATTGACCAAATTGTAGAGGGCAGACGTTAACTCTTAAATGAAAGTGTTTTTTTACACCAACTCATCACCATGACACACACAAAATGGAAAATTTGTTAGGAAATAAGTGCTCCAACGCGAAGGTCAATTGGCCAGAGGCGCCGTCGCAGAAGAGAAGCACAATGTCCGTATACGTACGCAAATTTGCATGGAACTGAGGCACAACAACAGAGCgaaaacacaaccacaatacagACTCAACAACCACAACACTATTGTAAGGAACCACAACATACGCAAACTGATCAGGAAAGAGAAGCGCGACAGCGTTTACTAAAGGGCAAAGAAAAAGCTATTTCTGTCGAGGTGGGTACATACACTGAAATCTGTGGAGATATTATAAATTTGGAATCTATATTTTTCACATTTCCTGATTAAATTTTCAAAACTCTAGAATCTTAATTCGAAACGGATGCGTCCCGGAAATATACTAATTACAGAGAGGGCAGAAGGGTCATATGCACAATCTCAGTCCGACTCCGACGAAGAGGTATATCAAGAACATCATAAAAGACTTtaaatattttaatttatttatggaaTCTTTTAAAATAAATTAGTAATCGTTTGTAAGTTTGCAATGCAGCCAACATTTGCACCTAGGAGAAGTGATATCATGCCCGGAGTAACTTTTCAACAGATACCGATAATTGGTAGCACGTCAGATGCTCAAAATATTCAAATGTAAGAATCAAAGTCTACTgtatgattttttgtttttaggtATCCTTATTGATTAATTGTTGTACATAATAATCCACATGTACAGGCCATCTGTTACCGTTGGAGAAGAGGATGTTGATTACGACAGTGATGAAGTACATTACGACGACAACGACAGACATACTCCAAATATAGCCATGAACCATATTCCTAATGTTCATACCAATGTACGTCACTTTTCGGGACAAATGGATGTTCAGTGTCGCCATTGCGGGGCATTACATTGGATGGCGGAAAAACTGACAAATTCATCTTTGATAAACCCGAAATTTGGTACATGCTGTCTTCAAGGAAAAGTTCGGCTTCCTTTACTGCTTGAACCACCAGCACCCTTAAGAGAATTGTTTGACGAAGACGACGTTAGATCAACTTCATTCCGGAATTATATTCGAGAGTATAATGCGGCAAACGCATATACCATCTTGGATGCAAATTGGATGAAAGAACTTTAAAAGGAAGAGGTCCGAGACCTTTTGCAATACATGGTGAACTAAGACATTTGACAGGAGGAATTCTTCCACATCCTGGGACTGAGAGACTGGCGGTTTACTCCCAACTATACATCTACGATCCTGCTTTTGCATTGTTTGTTCGCCAAGAACGAAATCCTAATTTAAACTTGGATGTCCTTCAAACAATTCAGGATACTATGCTCCAATTCAATGTTTTCTACACCAAGTATCGCCAAACCTATGCAATATTAGATCAAATGAGTCCTGCAGACCCGAGTTTCCCTTCAGTACAACAAATCAACTGATGTAAGACGTTATAATCTACCGGTAGCGGATGAGGTTGCGGTTATCGTACTAGAAAAAACTTATAAACAGGCTGGGCCGCGAGATATTATATTGCATTTGAGAGAAAATAACGGGCTACAACAAATTTCGGAGTGTCATCCAGCATACTTGCCTTTACATTATGTTTTGCTATTTCCTTTTGGAGAGCTGGGATGGTCACCAACACTAAGGAAATGGGATGCGGACGCGAATACCTATACGAATACCAAATTATCTCAAATGGAGTATTATAGTTACCGCATATTTGAACGTCGTTCAGAATATTCCACCATATTAAGAGCCGGAAAACTCTTTCACAAATTTTTGGTTGATGCATGGGCCGCTGCAGAACAGAGTAAACTTGCATGGCTAAGATTTCACCAACCGACTTTACGTTCGGATTGTTACAGTTGCATCGCAGATATGACAAATGCTGATTTGAATCCGGGGGAGAGAGGTAATCTTTTTATTTTACCATCTTTACATACTGGTAGCGGAAGGCATATGCATGAAATATATCAGGATTCAATGGCGATTACACGTTTTCACCACCATCCCGATATTTTTCTTACAATGACAGCTAATCCTAATTGGCCAGAAATAAGAAATGCACTCTTCCCACGTCAAACTGCACTTGATCGTCCTGATCTGGTAACTCGCGTTTTTGAGATTAAAAGAAAAGCTCTGATGAaagaaataaaggaaaaaaagGTTTTTGGTACAGTTGTTGCCCATGTTTATACCATCGAGTTTCAGAAACGAGGATTACCGCACATGCATTGTCTTATATTTTTAAAAGATTCAGAAAAAATTCGTACGTCAGACATGGTTGATAAATTTGTTTCCGCTGAATTTCCGGATGAGAAAAATTACCCCATACTATTTGACACGGTCAGCAAGTGTATGGTTCACGGTCCATGTGGAGATCGAGATTCGGGTGCACCGTGTATGGCAAAAGGAAAATGTACCAAAGGATATCCAAAAAATTACACAGAAACAACAACTTTGGACGAGGCTGGGTATCCAAGTTATCGTCGGCGTCGGGATGGAAGAGAAGTGACTGTCAGAAATAACAAAAAGGCATATAATATTGATGTTGTTCCCTATAATCCACGTCTGTCAAGAATGTTCAATTGCCACATCAATGTGGAAATATGTGCGGGCATAAGAGCGgttaaatatattaaaaaatatattttcaaagGTGGTGATCGAACTACGATGGTATTTGGAGAACATAACGAGATTCAACAGTACATTGATGCGAGGTACATTGGACCAGCCGAGGCAGTATGGCGTTTATTGGAGTACCAATTGCATGAAGAAAATCCGAGTGTACAACGGTTGTCCGTGCATCTACCAAACTATCAACGAGTTGTGTATAACTCAAGGCGATCAATGAGCTCCGTTATACAAACTGCACAGGAACATAAAACCACTTTGATGGGTTATTTTGAGTATTATGCTAAAAATACAACCGCTCCGGCCTATACTTATCAAGAGTTCCCGCAACACTTTGTAtggaaaaaaaactaaggagtgGAAAATCAGACAACAAGGTTTTTCAATTGGAAGAATGTATTTTGTTAGCCCTAATGCTGGCGAGTTGTACTACTTACGTATGTTACTCACAAATTTAAAAGGTGCCCAATCTTTTGACAGGGTTGAGgactgtaactaatggagaagTGTGCACGGTCCATAATACGTTCAAAGAGGCATGCATTGCACTGAGAATATTAGCAAATGATGGAGAATCGGAAAAATGCCTTCAAGAAGCGGTGGTTATGAAAACTGGAAATCAGCTGAGGAAATTGTTCTGCATTATCCTATCAGAATGCAATCCAACAAAACCGGAGCTTTTATGGGCAAAATATGGAATGAACATATGTGATGATATTCAACATAGATTACGAACGATGTTTAATATCCCAAATCCAACTGATGAACATGCTATGGATTACGGATTATACCTGTTGGATCAACTGCTTCGACAATCTGGAAAAAAACTAGAGAACTATAAGTCAATGCCACGACCAAGACATGATTGGGGTCAAATTGTGGGTAACAAATATATTTGGGACCATCGACAACTTCAATTTACAGTAAGGGAATCTGTGCTCAATACGGATATTGAGAGATTGAATGTCGAACAACGGACGGCGTATAATACAATAGTGGATTCTGTGAATAACCGCGATGGTCGAATGTTTTTTCTGAATGGCAGTGCGGGGACGGGAAAAACATTTTTGTACAACACAATAGCAAGAAGTTGTCGTAAAGATGGAAAAATAGTTTTAACTGTTGCTTCATCGGGTATTGCTTCATTACTTCTTGATGGAGGTCGCACTGCACATTCGACTTTTAAGATACCATTTAATGTCCAAGAAGATAGTAATATTGGGATTAGTAACGACTCCGAGTATGCCCAACTACTTAAAGAAGTCAGATTGGTTATATGGGATGAAGTTTCAATGCAACATAGATTTTGTATGGAGGAGGTTGACCGTCTACTACAATATATTTGTAGTGATGACAAAAACTTTGGAGGTGTAACGGTTGTTTTGGGTGGAGACTTTCGACATACTTTACCGGTGCTCTCAAACGCAGGTCGTGAACAAACTGTTGGAGCGTCTATAAGAAGTTCATTTCTTTGGGATTATATTAATGTCTTGACACTAAACCAAAATATGCGACTGGAACAACAACCAGAAAATTTGGAATTTGCTAACTTCTTA includes these proteins:
- the LOC113329723 gene encoding uncharacterized protein LOC113329723, producing MEYYSYRIFERRSEYSTILRAGKLFHKFLVDAWAAAEQSKLAWLRFHQPTLRSDCYSCIADMTNADLNPGERGNLFILPSLHTGSGRHMHEIYQDSMAITRFHHHPDIFLTMTANPNWPEIRNALFPRQTALDRPDLVTRVFEIKRKALMKEIKEKKVFGTVVAHVYTIEFQKRGLPHMHCLIFLKDSEKIRTSDMVDKFVSAEFPDEKNYPILFDTVSKCMVHGPCGDRDSGAPCMAKGKCTKGYPKNYTETTTLDEAGYPSYRRRRDGREVTVRNNKKAYNIDVVPYNPRLSRMFNCHINVEICAGIRAVKYIKKYIFKGGDRTTMVFGEHNEIQQYIDARYIGPAEAVWRLLEYQLHEENPSVQRLSVHLPNYQRVVYNSRRSMSSVIQTAQEHKTTLMGLRTVTNGEVCTVHNTFKEACIALRILANDGESEKCLQEAVVMKTGNQLRKLFCIILSECNPTKPELLWAKYGMNICDDIQHRLRTMFNIPNPTDEHAMDYGLYLLDQLLRQSGKKLENYKSMPRPRHDWGQIVGNKYIWDHRQLQFTVRESVLNTDIERLNVEQRTAYNTIVDSVNNRDGRMFFLNGSAGTGKTFLYNTIARSCRKDGKIVLTVASSGIASLLLDGGRTAHSTFKIPFNVQEDSNIGISNDSEYAQLLKEVRLVIWDEVSMQHRFCMEEVDRLLQYICSDDKNFGGVTVVLGGDFRHTLPVLSNAGREQTVGASIRSSFLWDYINVLTLNQNMRLEQQPENLEFANFLLEIGTNPKEVVNLPSAMNRCQNMHELISSVYPLLGKDGPASPEHLTERIILSPRNEDVHKINAEALRNLQGEAFTYLAADKMIRDDHRRDSRFTTEFLNNLNPPGSPPFKLDIKVRSPVMLLRNLAPKESLCNGTRLVVTRCGRYVIEAKIITGEKAGDIVFIPRITFQPSPSELDIQMERRQFPVRVAYAMTINKSQGQSVKYVGIYLRTPVFSHGQLYVALSRCTAARRITLLMPNESNGCFNLETKNVVYPEILL